The genomic segment gagggagggagggagggagggagtgtgggagggagagtgggagggagggagggagagtgtgagggagggagggagggagagtgtgagggagggagggagggagtgtgggagggagagtgggagggagggagtgtgggagggagagtgggagggagggagtgtgggagggagagagggagggagggagggagggagagtgtgagggagggagggagggagggagtgtgggagggagagtgggagggagggagggagtgtgggagggagagtgggagggagggagggagagtgggagggagggagtgtgggagggagggagggagtgtgggagggagtgtgggagggagtgtgggagggagggagggagggagagtgggagggagtgtgggagggagggagagtgggagggagagtgggagggagggagagtgggagggagagtgggagggagggagagtgggagggagggagggagagtgtgagggagggagggagggagggagtgtgggagggagtgtgggagggagtgtgggagggagagtgtgagggagggagggagggagagtatgagggagggagtgtgggagggagagtgggagggagagtatgagggagggagggagagagggagagagggagggagagagggagggagagagggagggagagagggagggagggagagtgggagggagggagggagggagagtatgagggagggagagtgggagggagagtgggagggagggagagtgggagggagggagggagagagggagggagggagggagagtatgagggagggagggagggagagtatgagggagggagagtatgagggagggagggagggagtgtgggagggagggagtgtgggagggagggagagtgggagggagggagggagagtgggagggatggagggagagtgggaggagggagggagagtgggagggagggagggagggagggagagagtgtgggagggagagtgtgagagagagtgtgagagagggagggagagtgagagggagggagggagggagagtgtgtgagagggagggagggagagtgtgagagggagggagggagagtgtgggagggatggagagtgtgagagagggagggagggagggaggggagggagagagagagtgtgtgggagggagggagagtgtgtgtgagagagagagggtgggagggagggagggagagtgtgagggagggagggagagtgtgtgtgagagagggagggagagagggtgggagagagggtgggagggagggtgggagggagggagggagagagtgtgggagggagggagggagagagtgtgggagggagagtgtgagagagagggagggagggagagtgtgtgagagggagggagggagagtgtgagagagggagggagggagagtgtgggagggagggtgggagggagggagagggagggagagagagagtgtgggagggagggagggtgggagggagagagtgtgggagggagggagggagagtatgagggagggagtgtgggagggagagtgggagggagggagagtgggagggagagagggagggagagtgggagggagagagggagggagagtgtgagggagggagggagagtgtgagggagggagggagagtgtgagggagggagggaggagggagtgtgggagggagagtgtgagggagggagggagggagagtatgagggagggagtgtgggagggagagtgggagggagggagggagggagagtatgagggagggagggagagagggagggagggagggagagtgggagggagggagggagggagagtatgagggagggagagtgggagggagggagagtgggagggagagtgggagggagggagagagggagggagggagggagagtatgagggagggagggagagagggagggagggagagtatgagggagggagggagggagtgtgggagggagggagggagggagagtgggagggagggagggagggagggagagtgtgggagggatggagagtgtgagagagggagggagggagagagtgtgggagggagagtgtgagagagagtgtgagagagggagggagagtgagagggagggagggagggagagtgtgtgagagggagggagggagagtgtgagagagggagggagggagagtgtgtgagagggagggagggagagtgtgagagagggagggagggagagtgtgggagggatggagagtgtgagagagggagggagggagggagggggagggagagagagagtgtgtgggagggagggagagtgtgtgtgagagagagagggtgggagggagggagggagagtgtgagggagggagggagagtgtgtgtgagagagggagggtgggagggagggagggagagagtgtgggagggagggagggagagagtgtgggagggagggagggagagagtgtgggagggagagtgtgagagagagtgtgagagggagagtgtgagagggagggagggagagtgtgtgagagggagggagggagagtgtgagagagggagggagggagagtgtgggagggagggtgggagggagggagggggagggagagagagagtgtgggagggagggagagtgtgagggagagtgtgggagggagggagggagagagggtgggagggagagtgtgagagagtgtgggagggagagtgtgagagagagtgtgagagagggagggagagtgtgagagagagggagggagggagagggtgggagggagggaggggagggagagagagtgtgggagggagggagagtgtgagggagagtgtgagggagagtgtgagagggagggagggagagtgtgtgtgagagagagagggtgggagggagggatggagagtgtgagagagggagggagagagagtgtgagagagggagggagagtgtgagagggagggagggagagagagtgtgggagggagggagagtgtgtgagagggagggagggagagtgtgagagagggagggagtgtgggagggagggagggaggtagggggagggagggagagagtgtgtgagagagtgtgagggagagtgtgagggagggagggagggagagtgtgagggagggagggagggagagtgtgagggagagtgtgtgtgagagagagagagagggagagggaaagagagagggagaaagggggagagggggagagggagagagagagagggagagggggagagagagagaacctgtAGTAAGGAACATTCACTCCAAGAGGTGAGGCGTGTGAATCAGCAGGTATTTGGGAAGAAccggtgtttaaaaaaacaaaaatgaattgaGACGTTTGCAGCAAATTTGCAGTTTTCACCAAAATGAAATACTTTATCAGGTATTGAGAAATGACATCGgggatgacacacacacacacacacacacacacacacacacacacacacgcgctatCAGTCTTTGACGGAGGAAAACACAACCACAACTCGGTCAGTCACAACATTTATCGATAAGTATGTGCACCCTCAGACCCCGCCCACACAGATACCGATATTAAAAATGTgctttattttgtattaaaataaagttttaaactAGTTTTAAAACTCAGCTTTCTCTGTTTTCAGAGacacatgtgcgcacacacacacacacacacacacacacactgcacaggtATCCTGAACCCATGTCGCCATCGTGGCTTGACATGGTCACGTGAGCAGTTTCGAATCGTTTTTGCGTTCTCATGTGGCTTTCGTTTTCTCCCACACCCCTCAGAGCAGAGGTACGGTATCTCCACCTGGGCTTCTTCAGACACGGCCGTACCCACAGCTCGACTAGTCGTAACTCACTGTGTGATATTTATATTCAAATAGAAATCATAGTCCAGTCACGGTTTTGTCTTTACACCGGTTTGTTAAATTACAGTAGTCATGGTTACTGTAGTTTAACTGGAATTCTATAATGTCTGTATGAACTGTGTGTTTTATACAGTGTTCGTGcatgttatttatatttgttgcTCAGTGCTGCCCCCTATCACTGGTCTGAGCACTCACAGTCTGCAGTAACAGAActagcagagtgtgtgtgtgtgtgtgtgtgtgtgtgtgtgtgtgtgtgtacacgcatGTCAGTGTTGACTCCtgaggaaaaatatataatattagaaAAATGCTTCCaggtttttgggggttttttctgtCACAAAATCAGTTTTTCATAAATCTCTCCAGCACAAGGGGGACAGTCTCGCTGTTTTTTCCTGAGAAGTGATGAATCTGTGTACGCATGTAAAGAAggcagtctcacacacacacacacttgaatgTACAGAGACATATGGACGCGAGGACCTCGTCTCAGGCAGTGCAGTATGAGGTGTTGTGATGTTACACCACCCGTGTGTACTGAATCAGGTTACCTTTAAAAGTGAGGGCTGATTACACAATAAAGGAACGATCActcgagagtgtgtgtgtgtgtgagagagagagagcgtgtgattttCACAGGTCAGTGTGTAGTTAGACGTGACATAAAACGgagttaattctgataaaaTCACTAACACGCCCTCCAGTGGATTTTATAAAACTGCGACGCTGATAAAATCCGGTGTctcataaatgtattatttattatttattatcaggtaatttattattaacaacattCAGAATAAACAGATTGTCAGCAGCAGTGTAGAGCAGGGTGTTTACACTAAACtctggttgctaagcaacacaGTAACGATAGATTAGCGTATTCTGTGGACAGGATGAAGGGCGTAGCGTTGAGGTTGAAAACCTGGAGTAAGGTGTTGTGTTTTATAATAAACTGTGGGATAAACTACTCACTGCTCAGGTGAGGATTCAGGCTCCTCCCCTCCTCACCTGTCACAGAAACACGTTCTAGCATGTTAAAATCacactcctgcacacacacctgtacactcCTGCACACACGCttgcacacactttcacacacctgTATGTCTGTGCTCCATTTTCTGAACTGTCCTGTTAGTCTATACTGTAATCCTGTATTATACGGGTTCACACAGttaatcaggtgtgtgtgtgtgtgttttccaggtGTGGGGAAATCCTGCCTCTTATTACAGTTCACAGATAAACGCTTCCAGCCCGTGCACGACCTCACCATCGGTAagctcacacactcctcacaacctaatgctccacacacacacacacacacacacacacacagtaatcaggtgtgttagttACAGGAAATGTGGCTTATCTTCATAGTGATTAAACACTGCTGCTCTTATCTGTGTTtcataaacgtgtgtgtgtgtgtgtgtgtgtgtgtgtaacctgtCGATTCACATGTTAATGAACACAACCTGTCTTTGTACCATGAGTTTCGTTGTCTGACTCTGTAATAGAGTAAAAACCACATGCTGTCCCATTGCTCACCTCCGTTCTGATCAGACAAACTGAACTGATCAGACGTCTGATTTATAGTTGAAGcggagaataaacacacactgtctgtctaATCACCTTACAACATTCTGTCTTCATCATGGACATGTAAACATCACGCGGTAAGGTCTGAGCCGAGACAGGAATAAAGTCTGACTCTGTAGCTGGTCTGACGCGCTTctgcagttaaataaataaataaatatatgatttatttcacacatttatcaGACCTGCTACGGTACGTCTCTGAAACACCTCTGTGAGTCTCACGTCCACCTGGTGTCGAGTCCTAGTGtataaatatactgtgtgtgtgtgtgtgtaaacttacGTGTGTTTAAAATGGCTTTAAATCtgatcttaataataataatgttagaGATTTTCAGCAGGGCTCGGTCTCCTTTACTGCATTTATAACCTGTAATTCACAGAAACTccttttcctgtgtgtgtgtcatgactGTTTCTTATCAGATTCTGTCGTTCTCGCTCACAGGTGTAGAATTTGGAGCGCGGATGATCACCATAGATGGCAAACAGATAAAGCTTCAAATCTGGGACACGGTGAGAGTCCTAAACACCTCATTAATACCTCACAAACACCTCATTAATACCTCACAAACACCTCATTAATACCTCACAAACACCTCATTAATACCTCACAAACACCTCATTAATACCTCACAAACACCTCATTAATACCTCACAaatacctcacacacacctcattaatACCTCACAAACACCTCATTAATACCTCACAAACACCTCATTAATACCTCACAaatacctcacacacacctcattaatACCTCACAAACACCTCATTAATACCTCACAAATACCTCACAAACACCTCATTATTACCTCACAAACACCTCATTAATACCTCACAAACACCTCATTAATACCTCACAAATACctcacaaacacctcacaaaTACCTCACAAATACTTCACAAACACCTCATTTGTACCTCACTAACGCCTCATTGATACCTCACGAACGCCTCATTAACACCTCACGATCACACACTGACTCGCCGTGCAGGGAGTGAGGATGTACTACGGAATAATACACATGAAGCTTTTAAAGCTTTTATAGTTTTTACTAAAGACGAGATAGTTATTAATTATAGAGTGTAAAAATaactgcagagtgtgtgtgtggggggggggggtacattTCCAACACAAACAGCAGGGGGCAGTGTGTGCAGCACCGCACTGAGCACCACATGCAGGGCCTCCAGTGTGAAGTCTATTCTCCGTTGTCATGACGACATTAGTTTATTAAGTTTAGACATTAGTTTACATAAGTCCGGATGTGTCATGAGTTATTGTAATGTCCTGAACTCCACCTTCTTCACTGAGGAGGTGATTAAACAGGTGTTGCAGTGGGGGTGAGGTTAGTGTCAGCTCtgactgccccctagtggacagGCACAGGCTCGCTGCGTGATATCGGATCAACACGTGAACGTAGAACAGGTTAGGGAGTTTAAGTCTGGGTTTAAGTGTGCTCATGTGGAACCGTTATTCTGTGTGCTGAGAAAGTACAGAACGCTTACACatcagaaaaaaatcacaaaggtCTGGAGGAAATGAATCCTCAGAAATTTTTTACGTGCTGTAAATGATTCCTGTCCATCTCTGAGTGACTCTTCATAAAATCATCCACTCTTCTAAAGTGTGTATTCACTTAtacagtgtttagtgtgttctCCTCCTCAGCACGGTTCTTTAGTCAGGTGAGAACACCGTGATCACGCTCGGGTTCAAGAGCAACTGAGTGAGTAAACTCTAGTGAGAAagcgattcgactctgaatcgaatCACCTACAGGAAGGAAATGGGTTGCAGTGAAAATGCTGTGCGTGAGTATGTGCgtgagtgcgtgcgtgcatgtgagAGAGATAAGTCCAGCAGGGGGCATGTCACTCTTACTTATCAGTGTTTAAACCCAAGTTTTGTGTTGTACAGGGATTACCCGTCTCTCTGTCAACAAGTGTTTCATCAGAGTGAATTAGGGCGGTGTTTAACTCCGATGGTCATTAACTCCGGTGGTCATTAACTCGGGCGGTGTTTAACTCCGGTGGTCATTAACTCGGGCGGTGTTTAACTCCGGTGGTCATTAAATCGGGTGGTGTTTAACTCGGGCAGTGTTTAACTCCGGTGGTCATTAACTCGGGTGGTGTTTACGCCGATGGTCATGAACTTGGGCAGTGTTTAACTCCGGTGGTCATGAACTCGGGCGGTGTTTACGCCGATGTTCATTAGATCGGTTGGTGTTTAACTCTGGTGGTCATGAACTCGGGCGGTGTTTAACTCCGGTGGTCATGAACTCGGGCGGTGTTTAATATTCTTGGTGCTTGTTGAAGTGTGCAGGTTTACTGTGATGGTGTTAATGATGATGCCCAGTGTCAGGTTTGAGCTGTGGTCCTGTCAGCAGCACCGTTTCTGCCCCACACAGTAAATTACCCCGGAGCTTTGAAGTGATGTATTTCCTCAGTGTGGTGTTGGTGTGAtagtgtgatggagaatgatggagcGTGATGGAGCGCTGTGGCAGCGTAACAGAAGAAATCTGCATCTCTGGCCTTCCTGTAACCTTTTCACTCTGCACAGATGGCCAGCATAAAACTGCCATTCATCATTTATTCACAATGGACTCCATTAACTCTAATGTTAACAGCTGCCCCCCGGGGGGAGGGGTAACGGAGGCGGGGGTTACTGAATTGAAATGGGTCTTCACTCTCCTCCtgccagaaacacacacacacacacacacacacacagtcgagACAGGGGCCATcttactatacacacacacacacacacacacacacacacacacagagactgagtCGAGACAGGGGCCAtcttactacacacacacacacagagtctgagTCGAGACAGGGGCCAtcttactacacacacacacacacacacacacacacacacagagtctgagTCGAGACAGGGGCCAtcttactacacacacactctctctgattggtcagtctACTGCACagaggtgcattgtgggatagtggtcagacgtgtgtgtgtgtgtgtgtgtgtgtgtgtttctactcAGAGTAGATAACAGTGATCTGGAACAGTGTGTGacatataaatacaaaacatttataataaacacaataaacatgtctgtctgtctgtcgctctctttctctgtctgtgggTCTCACTGCACTGAATAAGCATCACCTACAGAACCTCTGAGGATTGTCACTGTAACATGGAAGAAgaactcactgtgtgtgtgtgtgtgtgtgtgtgtgtgtgtgtgtgtgtgtgtgtgtgtgtgtgtgtgcgcgccccCTCCCCGTACAGGCCGGTCAGGAGTCGTTCCGCTCCATCACCAGGTCTTACTACAGAGGAGCCGCAGGAGCTCTACTCGTCTATGACATCACAAGGTAAACACgtgcacacacgcgcgcacacacacacacacacacacacacacacacacactctctttacTAAACACGGTTGTTGGTGTATTTTACAGAAGGGACACCTTTAACCACCTGACCACCTGGTTAGAAGACGCCCGTCAACATTCCAACTCCAACATGGTCATCATGCTGATCGGGAATAAGAGGTACGGTGTGTGTGCTGAGAAGCAAAAGAATTGGCACCTGTTGAAAAAGGAGGCGGAGTCAGTGCCATAACGGAggagtgtttatttatgttgtgGTTCAGTGACCTGGAGTCAAGGAGAGAGGTGAagaaggaggagggagaggcCTTCGCAAGGGAACACGGCCTCATCTTCATGGAGACTTCAGCCAAGACCGCGTCCAACGTAGAAGaggtgtgtatatacacacgtacacacgcgcgcgcacataCACACCTACGCACGCACCCGCACACCTCTCCCGAATACATACCcgcgcgcacgcgcgcacacacacacgcccctatacacacacacacgcccctatacatacacacacgcacccccctatacatacacacacgcacacacacccccctatacatacacacacacacacacccctatacatacacacacacacccctatacatacacacacgcacacacacccctatacatacacacacgcacacacacccttatacatacacacacgcccctatacatacgcacacacacccctatacatacacacacacacacacccctatacatacacacacacacacacccttatacatacacacacgcacacacacacacacacccctatacatacacacacacacccctatacatacacacacacacccctatacatacacacacacacccctatacatacacacacgcacacacacccctatacatacacacacgcacacacacccctatacatacacacacgcacacacacccttatacatacacacacgcccctatacatacgcacacacacccctatacatacacacacgcacacacacccttatacatacacacacgcacacacacccctatacatacacacacgcacacacacccctatacatacacacacgcacacacacccctatacatacacacacgcaccccccctatacacacgcacacacacccccctatacacacgcacacacacccccctatacatacacacacacacccccctatacatacacacacacacacccctatacatacacacacacacccctatacatacacacacacacacccacctatacatacacacacgcacacacccccctatacacacacgcgcacacacacccctatacatacacacacacacccctatacatacacacacgcacacacacccctatacatacacacacgcacacacacacccttatacatacacacacgcacacacacccctatacatacacacacgcacacacacccctatacatacacacacgcacacacacccctatacatacacacacgcacacacacccctatacatacacacacgcacacacacccctatacatacacacacgcacacacacacccctatacatacacacacaccccccctatacatacacacacgcgcacacacccctatacatacacacacgcacacacacacccttatacatacacacacgcacacacacccctatacatacacacacgcacacacacacccttatacatacacacacgcacacacacccctatacatacacacacgcacacacacacccttatacatacacacacgcacacacacccctatacatacacacacgcacacacacccctatacatacacacacgcacacacacccctatacatacacacacgcacacacacccctatacatacacacacgcacacacacacccctatacatacacacacgcacacacacccccctatacatacacacacgcacacacccccctatacatacacacacgcacacacacccctatacatacacacacgcacacacacccccctatacatacacacacgcacacacaccccccctatacgcacacacacgcacacacaccccccctatacatacacacaccccccctatacatacacacaccccccctatacatacacacaccccccctatacatacacacacgcacacacacccctatacatacacacacgcacacacacccctatacatacacacacgcacccccctatacacacgcacacacacccccctatacatacacacacacacacccccctatacatacacacacacacccctatacatacacacacgcacacacacccctatacatacacacacgcacacacacccctatacatacacacacgcacacacacccctatacatacacacacgcacacacacccctatacatacgcacacacacccctatacatacacacacacacccctatacacacgcacacacacccctatacatacacacacgcacacacacccctatacatacacacacgcacacacacccctatacatacacacacgcacacacacccctatacatacacacacgcacacacacccctatacatacacacacgcacacacacccctatacatacacacacacacccccctatacatacacacacacacccccctatacatacacacacacccccctatacatacacacacacacccctatacatacacacacacacccctatacatacacacacgcacacacacccctatacatacacacacgcacacacacccctatacatacacacacgcacacacacccctatacatacacacacgcgcacacccccctatacacacacgcgcgcacacacccctatacatacacacacgcacccctatacatacacacacgcacacacacccctatacatacacacacgcacacacacccctatacatacacacacgcacacacacccctatacatacacacacgcacacacacccctatacatacacacacgcacacacacccctatacatacacacacacgcacaccccctatacatacacacgcacacacacccctatacatacacacgcacacacccacctatacatacacacacgcacacacccacctatacatacacacacgcacacacccacctatacatacacacacgcacacacccccctatacacacacgcgcacacacacccctatacatacacacacacacccctatacatacacacacacacccctatacatacacacacgcacacacacccctatacatacacacacgcacacacacccctatacatacacacacgcacacacacccctatacatacacacacgcacacacacacccctatacatacacacacgcacacacacacccctatacatacacacacgcacacacacacccctatacatacacacacgcacacacaccccccctatacgcacacacacgcacacacaccccccctatacgcacacacacgcacacacaccccccctatacgcacacacaccccccctatacatacacaccccccctatacatacacacaccccccctatacatacacacacgcacacacacccctatacatacacacacgcgcacacacccctatacatacacacacccccccatacatacacacacgcacacacacccccctatacatacacacacgcacacacacccctatacatacacacacccccccatacatacacacacgcacacacacccctatacatacacacacgcacacacacccctatacatacacacacgcacacacacccctatacatacacacacaccccccctatacatacacacgcgcacacacacccccctatacatacacacgcgcacacacccccctatacatacacacacgcacacacacccctatacatacacacacacacccctatacatacacacacgcacacacacccctatacatacacacacacccccctatacatacacacgcgcacacacacccccctatacatacacacgcgcacacacccccctatacatacacacacgcacacacacccctatacatacacacacacccctatacatacacacaccccccctatacatacacacacgcacacacacgcacacacaccccccctatacatacacacacgcacacacacccctatacatacacacacacacacacccctatacatacacacacacacacacacccctatacatacacacacgcgcacacacccctatacatacacacacgcgcacacacccctatacatacacacacgcgcacacacccctatacatacacacacgcgcacacacccctatacatacacacacgcacacacacccctatacatacacacacgcacacacacccctatacatacacacacgcacacacacccctatacatacacacacacaccccccctatacatacatacacacacgcacacacacccctatacatacacacacgcacacacacccctatacatacacacacgcacacacacccctatacatacacacacgcgcacacacacccctatacatacacacacgcgcacacacacccctatacatacacacacgcaccccccctatacatacacacacacacccccccctatacatacacacacacacaccccccctatacatacacacacacccccctatacatacacacacgcacacacacccctatacatacacacacgcacacacacccctatacatacacacacgcacacacacccctatacatacacacacacaccccctatacatacacacgcgcgcacacacccacgcgcgcacacacccctatacataca from the Ictalurus furcatus strain D&B chromosome 17, Billie_1.0, whole genome shotgun sequence genome contains:
- the rab2a gene encoding ras-related protein Rab-2A translates to MAYAYLFKYIIIGDTGVGKSCLLLQFTDKRFQPVHDLTIGVEFGARMITIDGKQIKLQIWDTAGQESFRSITRSYYRGAAGALLVYDITRRDTFNHLTTWLEDARQHSNSNMVIMLIGNKSDLESRREVKKEEGEAFAREHGLIFMETSAKTASNVEEAFINTAKEIYEKIQEGVFDINNEANGIKIGPQHAATNSTLAGGQGGQQAGGGCC